DNA sequence from the Paenibacillus physcomitrellae genome:
ATGCCAGGCTTTTTGCTTGCTTCGCTCAAAGAATCGTTTTTGCCTTGAGCGGTATGCTGAATCATATCCTGAATGGTAATGCTACGAATACCACGGCGCTCTGCTTCATCCAGCACCCGTTCCAGCGCTGTCAGCATTTCCTGAGGCGCAGTGGGGTTCGCGCCAAATGTTGTTCCGCAATCGTGAAGCAAAAAAACTTCGCCGCCGCGAAGCTTCTTCAGCATCTTGTCAGTCAGCCGATCTGCTCCCACGTTGACACGCCAATCGCGAAAAATGGCCGACCACAGCACCAGCTGATAATCATGGCGCTGTTTCGTATAGTCAAACAAGTTGACGATTCCCCATGGCGGTCTATAATAATGCGCTTCCTGTCCGGTTGCCTCTTTAATGACCTTCGCGGTCATGGCAATATGTTTGGTCACTGTCTTGGGCCGCATAAGCCAATTGGTCTTATGTTTGTAATTATGGATACCCAGCAGATGGCCTTCCCGGTGAATTCTTTGAATCAGCTCAGGGTGTTTCTCGGCGCTCGAACCCACTACAAAAAAGGTGGCTTTGGCGTCATAACGTTTTAGCAGTTCAAGCAGCTGAGGCGTGTACACCGGATCCGGTCCGTCATCAAACGTTAAGGCGATTTCGTTCTCCGCGATGCCCTTCTTGAACACCCGAAATCCGAACAAACGGCTGATTAGTCCTGGAATAAAGGCGTATAGCGAGAAAATGTAAAATAAACCCAGCAGCAAAGTCTCCATGTGAATTCCCCATTTCTCTCTATTTCATTGACTTTTGCTTGCTCAAATCATGAATTTGTTTGAACATCTCCTCTATTTTATCATAAAAGCTTCAATTTTAGGCCTCTTTTTTAAGCCGCATCTGTTCATCTTTTGTCAAGCTCTGCAAGGGTGTTCATAACCTCCCCAAACAACTCTGTTGCCAGATGAACCGATCCCGGTTCCCGGCTCTGCACCAGCACAGCGGCAGCATACTTTGGCGACTCGTAAGGACCAAATCCAATGAACCATTGATCATTCATCGCTTTCCCGTCCCTGACGACCTGAGCAGTTCCCGACTTCCCGGCAAGCTTCCAATCCGAATGGCTAAGTTTGCGTCCAGTGCCCTCCGTAACGACGGTTCGCATCCATCCAAGAATCGTCTGAGCCGTCCGCGGAGAGATTCGGCCGGATGCTCCCGGGGATTGATGCGGTTCAAAGCGAACCATATCCGTTCCATTAGCGTAGCTGACAGCACTGACCAGCCGTGGTGCCTGAACGACGCCCCCATGCAGCAGCGTGACGATCAGATTCGCTGCTTGGAGCGGACTTAGGCGGACGCTTCTTTGACCGATAGCCGTCTGAGCTCTTACCCCTCCGTCTTCCGGATGAGGTTCGGCTCCAAATACCGTCCCTGCTTCCTCCTGGTCCAACTGCCGAAGTTGCCGGCCGTCTATAGATGCTTCTTCTTCCCAGCCTATCGTTCTGCCAATTCCTAAAGCATCAGCAGTACGCTGCAGCTGGATGGGACTTAATCGCTCTCCCAGGGTCCCGAACACAACGTTGCAGGATTCCGCAAAACCTCTGGCGAGCGTAATATCGCCGTGACCTGATTGCTTCGAGCAGGAAAGTCCGTATTTTCCGTAACTGCCCTTACATAAAAAATGCTCATCCGCCCGCGAAAGGCCGGCTTCAAGTGCCGCAGCCGCCGTTACCGTTTTGAAAATCGAGCCTGGGACCGCCTCTTTCACCGCCCGGTTGCTCCAGCTCGTCGTCTTCTGCGGATCAACCTGGTTAGGGTTGTAGAAAGGTAGTGAAACCATCGCTTTAATATCACCACTCGCTGCATCGAGTACAACAACCGCTCCTTCTTTTACCCCTTTTTGCACGGCAAGACGCTCCAATTTATTCTGAATATCCAGATCGATCGTTGTTCGAACGGTAAGAGGGTAATAAGGATTGCCCGTGCTGTGCACCCGCAGCGCTTCTTCCGACAGCGGATGACGTCCCCCGTCCATCAAATAAGTTACGTCTGTGGGACCTTCTCCCCGCATCAGCCTGTCAAACGTCTTCTCAAGCCCTGCCGCGCCTAATTTGGTCGTAATCGGAAGCTCTGCTCGTCTTTTAGTGTTGCTTGCTTCCTCTTCTTCCTGTTGGTTCAAAGCCATAACCGCCTCCGGCTGTTCCGCTACAAAACCAAGCCACTGTTTGCCGGAAGCCTGATCCGGATAACGCTGGAGAACCGGCAGTGCTTTTACCCAAGCTATATTCAGCTTCTCCAGCTCTGCGGCTTGCTCAGTATTGAGTCTAAAGGGTGCATCGGAGCTCCCATGGCCGCTGCTTGAGTTCTCTGTCCAATAAGACGGCTGCTGCAGACGGCTCTGCACGGCCTCCAGCTTCTCCGGGGTCGTATTCAGCAGCTTGGCCAGCGCAAGGAGACAGGAATCCTGAGTTCTTCCGCTTCCGCTTTTGCTTCCATTTCCATTCCCGCCCCCCTCCTGCTTCCTTTCATCCTGATTAGGGACTTCGTTACCACCGGCACGAACCGGAAAGATGACCGGAGCAATCAGCACTTCGCTTGTCAAAGGTGTTCCGGATGCATCAACGAAACGTCCGCGGCCAGGATCAAGCTCAATCCTTGTTCCCCGCTGCCGCACCGCCATTTCGGATGTATCCCGGCCGTGGGCGGTAGCCGCTTTAGGCACTCCGTCAAACAGCTGAAGCCAAGCCAAACGAACCACCATTATGAGGATCAAGGCAGTTACAATCAGGAGAATCGCAAATATTCGTTTCTTTAGAGCCAGACTCATTCACGAAGCACCTCCTTTGGGCAAAGTATTTCCTTAATTGGCCGTTTTCACACCCTTCTTTCCCTACCCTAAAACAACAAAAAAAGCAGTTCCTAAATCCGCCGTGGCGGGTTAGGAAGCTGCTTCTTTCGGGTACACTTGCAATTTCAAATCCTTAAACTTTAAAACGGGAAAGTGATTCTTTTAATTTATCCGACACCTGTTCCAGCTGGCCGGAAAGCTGAACGAGCTGGTCACCGACCATCTGCTGTTCACTGGACAAGGAAGCTACCTCTTCGGAGGTTGCCGACGATTCTTCGGCTACCGCGCTGACATTGGTCATTGCTTCAGACAGGATATGCTGGGACTGACTCAGTCCTTCAATGGATTTCGTAACCCCATCCAGCTTAGTCACGAAGTTCTCCATTTGCTCCTGAACGGAAACAAAGATTTCTCTTGTTTCATTCACCGATTCAATTTGCTGTTTAAACATCGGATTTACTTCTTCCAGCGCTTTAACGGTTTCGTTCATTTCCTGCTGGATTTCATCCGTAATTTGACCGACCATCGTAATCGACTGTCTCGATTGCTCGGCGAGTTGACGAATTTCATCCGCTACCACCATAAAACCTCTGCCGGCAGCTCCGGCCCGTGCCGCTTCGATCGTTGCGTTCAAAGACAGAATATTGGTTTGCTGTGTAATGTTCTGCATCACTTCGAGCACTTTGCGTACGGAAGCCGTGCTCGTATGCAAGGCATTAACCCGTTCGCCCAAAGCTCTTGTCATCTCGCCGGTCGCATTGGTTCTTTCCGTCAATCCCTGCAGATACTGCGTTCCCAGCTCGCTGGCGTTCTCCACCTCGCGTGCCGATTCCTGCATTTCCCGGTTAGAAGCAATAACCTCCGATACCTGCGTACCGATGTTCTCCGTCAAGTCGCTGCCGCGTTCGGCTTCCACAGCCAGGCTGCTGGCTCCTTTGGCGATCTCTTCGGTAGCGACTGCAATCTCGCGTGCAGAAATCGCCGTTTTTCTGGAGGCCTCCGCAAGTTCAGATGCTGTCCCTAAAACCTCGACCGCAGAGGAGTTGGCATGGGTAACAAGCGTAGTAATCTGCTCCATCATCTGGTTAAAGCTGGCGGAGAGCTGACCGATTTCATCGCGACCTGTATGCTTCATCCGCACGTTCAGTTCACCGTTAGCCCCTTGCTGCATCAGGCGGTTCATTATCGAAAGCGGGCGTCCAATCATGCGGACCATCCAAACCCCGATCAGAATCGCAATCAGAGCTACCACAACGGCTGCAATAAATGTCGTAACCAAGATGCTCTTGGCATCTGCGACCAGATTCTTGATCGGCACAATACCCGCTAACTTCCAGCCGGAGGCACTCACCGTATTGAACACCGCCAAAACCGCATTACCGTTCTGGTCTTTGGTGGTCATACTGTCTGTTTCTTTGGTGCTCTTCGTGATCGCGTCAATAGCCTTCAATTCCTCAGTTGTTTCTCCCAGATTATTCGCAACGATCTGTCCTTGATCGTCAACGAGCTCCAATTCGGACCCGTCCCCAAGAGAAACCTTCGCAAGCTCGTCATTCAAGGTCGCCACGTCGATATCCAAAGCAATGATGTAACGCGAGGAACCTGATAACGTTTTAAGAGATTGTGCGTAACGGAAAACGCCGTTCGAACTGCCAGGAAGCGCCTGCCAGGTAGAAGAAGTGCCTTTTGAGAGCTCCTCATACCAGGGTTGATTTTTAGGGTCAGAAGTAAGAGCGGCATCTGCATTCCCTGTCGTGATTGGCGTAAAGCTTTCGTCTACCGGGAATAAATACAAAGCCCGGGCACCACTAAGCGAGTATGTAAAAGTGCTCATTCTCGAACCGATTTCCTTAACCAAAGTGAACTGGTCGTAGTTCGAAAGATCTTTTGCCCCCATACTGGTCAAATCAGCCTGCAGCTGATTGTCAAAGAACACCTGCTGAATCCCTTCCTGATACTGCTTAAAGATGATGTCGAGCTTCTCGGCCGTTTGAATAACCGTCTGCTGGTTGGCCGACTTGGCATTTTTCTGAACGATAGATTTGGCTGTCTGATAAGATAAGATACCAAGCGACAGCACAAAGACCATTATGGCAACAAAAAAGATGAGAAACAGACGTACACCAACGGATCTGGAAGGATCCAGCTTGCTAGCTTTTAAGCCTTTCGTGTATGTAACCGATTTCTTAAATACGTTCTGAAAAAGCTCTTTGGATTGCTCAGGGTTATCTTGCTGCTTTCCTTCTCCTCCTTTGTCCTTTGCCTTTCGCTGCAACTTTGGAAATTTGGCCATCCTGCTCACCCGTTCCTTCTGAATATTTTAGTCCTAATTAGTATTTCGGCAGTACAACCAATTTCTTAAGACCTTTGTAAAATATCATGCATTTTCTTCAAATCTTTTTGTAAAAATGGACAAAAAAACCCTTTGTCTGACCGACAAAGGGTTACATTTCAGGACTATAGATCTATTTCTTTTTTCTCATCATGTCGAAATATTGAACTGGCTGATCCACTTTAAATTTGACAAGCTGCAGCGGATGACGGGCTGCATCAATTTCGTTGCCGTTCTCATCCCAAAGCGTACCCACGGTTTGTTTGAAGAACGTGTCCCCCGGTCCGAAGAATTCCACTTCCTGCCCGGGTTTAAAATGGTTGCGCTGCTGAACGGTCGCCATGCCGGTTTCGGCGTCGTAATCCATGACCAGACCTGCGAAGTCATAGGGAGCCGCTTTTTCCTCAGGTTCATAAATATGATCTTCATGGTCGGGCGTATCGTAAAAGAATCCGGTATTCAGCGGGCGGTTCGCCGCTTTGTTGATTTCTTCCACCCATTCGGGTTTCAGCACGTAATTCTCTGGATCTTCCATATAAGAATCAATGGCGCGGCGGTAGGCATTAACCACCGTGGCCACATAATGGATCGACTTCATGCGGCCTTCGATTTTAAAGCTGTCCACACCGACATCGATCAGATCCGGAACGTTAGCAATCATGCACAAGTCCTTGGAGCCCATCGTAAAAGCATTGTCTTCTTCTGCAAACAGCGGAATTTGTGTCGTGCCAAGCTTAAACTGCTGCAGCACGCGGTCATCCGCGGCTTCTTCCTCTGAGATCCACGTCTGCTCGCGGGCATCCTCAAACAGATCGTATTTCCAGCGGCAGGACTGGCAGCAGCCCCCGCGGTTGGAGTCGCGGTCCGTAAAGTGGTTGGACAACACGCAGCGCCCCGAGTAGGAAGAACACATGGCGCCATGGATAAATGCTTCGATTTCAATGTCCACGTGGTTTTTGATTTCGGCGATTTCCTCCAGGCTGGTTTCGCGTCCCAATACTACGCGCGGCAGCCCTTCCTCTTTCCAATACTGGACCGCCTGCCAGTTCACGGTGGACTGCTGGGTGCTCAAATGCACCTCCAGGCCGGGAACTACACGCAAAGCCGTATCGACGATAATCGGATCTGCCACAATGATCGCGGAGATGCCGACTTCGTAAAGGTTACGCAAATACTCCTCAATGCCGGCAAGATCCTCGTTATGCGCGTAGATATTAGTCGCTACAAAAACTTTAGCGCCGTATTTCTTGGCGAATTCAACGCCTTCACGCATTTCCTCAAAGCTGAAGTTATCCGCATTGGAACGGAGGCCGTAATGTTGTCCGCCGATATACACGGCATCTGCGCCGTAATGGACCGCAAATTTCAGCTTCTCCAGGTTACCGGCCGGAGCCAGCAGCTCCGGTTTGTCGAGCCGGTATCTTTTTCCTCTATATTTAGGCTTGTGCTGTTCATTTGCGGAATGCTGTTCAATAGACTTATGACGTTCAATGGTTGACACAAAGATTCACCTCTCTTGATGCGGGATTAAACAGATTAATAAACCTGCTCTTTATAATAAAAACCAAATGACAATTCACGCTCAGGGTCCTGCAAACGGCGGATTCCGTCCATCCAGCTGTCCTGGAAGGCATAATTCTCCGGATCTGCAGCAAACAAGTTGATCGCTTGGCGGTATGCTTTGATCACGGCGATCGTATACGCCGCCGGCTTCAGCAGCGATTCGATTTTGAAGCTGTCCACACCGGCTTCCAGCAGCAGATGAAGATCCTCCAAAATGCAGATATCGTCCGAGCTCATAATATGTGTTCCATTAACATCTTCGTAAATCGGATATTTCTCCTCCTGGCGTTCGGCTTCGATCAGGAACAACCCGCGTTCCTTACCGAGATCACCTTCAACCGGACGCCCCTGGTGCGTCATATAGCTGGCTACAAGCGCCCGTTTGGAATGATAGATGTTGGTCATCCCATGGACCTGCACTTCGGCTTCTACCTGCAGATGCGGCATCATGCCCGTAATTTCATCCATGTTCAATTCACGGGCTAGCACCACGCGGGATGCGCCTTTGCTGCCCCAATAGTTGGCCGTCGCATAGTTGGTCGAGGTCATCTCAGCGTTCCAATGCAGCGCGAGGCCCGGAGCCACCTTCCGCGCTGTCCGCAGCACGGCCGGATCCCCGAATTGGACGGCGTCCGCCCCCGCCTGCTGAACCTCCTGCAGATAAACGTCGAGGCCCTCCAGCAGATCGTTGCTGATCAGGTTGCTGACGCTCACATAAACCTTTGCCTCCCGGCTGTGCGCAAACTCCGCGATCTTCCGGATATCCTCCAGAGAGCATTCGCCCGGCAGGCGCATGCCGTATTTATCTTCCCCTACCAGGACCGCGCTGGCCCCGGCATTTATAAAAGAGACCGCTTCCTCCACCGAACCCGCCGGTACAAGAAGTTCCGGTTTTCCTGCTTTCATTGCTTCACACACCTCTGTCTTATTTGGCCGCAGCCTGGCTTTTTTTGATGTTCGCCAAATGTTCCTGATAAGTAGCAGCAAACAAATGCTCCTGGCTGCCGTCCTTTTTCGTTACGTAAAATAAGTAATCCGATTTCTCCGGCTCCAAAGCCGCTTCAATCGACTTCAGGCTCGGCGCTGCGATCGGTCCCGGAGGAAGACCTTCATAAAGATAAGAATTATAAGGACTATCCACCTTGCGCAGATCCGAATTGAGCAACCGTTCTTTCGGTTTGCCGAGCAAATACTGAACGGTCGCATCGATCTCCAGCTTCATGTTCTGCTTCAGCCTGTTATAAATAACTCCGGCAACGATAGGGCGCTCCTTATCGACAACCACCTCACGCTCCACGAGGGAAGCGATCGTCATGATCTGGTTCAGCGAATAACCGTTTGCCTTGAGTTTGGCATCGAAATCCGGAATTTGCTCCAGCTTGACCGAAGTTTCCTCCAGCATCCGCTGAATCATATCCGCTTCCGTGCTTCCCTTCTTCAGTTCATAAGTTTCCGGGAATAGATAGCCTTCCAATCGGTACATCAGTTTGGCGTCCGCAGGAATTTGTTCAAGCAGCGAACTTTCGATGCCGCCGGACGCAGGGTCTTTGACCAGCTTCAGGAACGTTTCGGCGTTCGCGACTCCTTCTTCCTGAAGTTTGTCAGCCATCTGCTTGACCGTAAACCCTTCCGGGATCGTAAAGCGGATCATCTCTTCCGGAACTACGTCCCCACTGTTCAGCTTGGCAATGATTTGATCCGCCGTTGCTCCAGGATTCATTTCATAGGTTCCGGCCTGAAAGCGGCTGCCCTCGGACTTGTATTTCAAGGAAAGCTTAAACAGAAGGCTGTTACGAATAAGTCCCTTGTCCTGCAGTAAATCCGCAATGGCTTCTGTTCCTGTGCCCGGTTCTATTGTGAAGCGGACAGGCTGATCCGATTTGGCAGGAGGCTGAAGCCCCCAGTACACGTAGGCTCCCGCTCCACCCGCAGCTATAATTAAAACCAAAACCACGGCTAAAACAAGACGCATTCCCTTCTTCACCAAGTCAGCTCCTTTACAGCCAAAAAGAGCGGAAGCTCCGCCCTTCTTGGGATACATGCTATATGCCTTCAGACATCCAATAAAGCCGGAGGCCGGCGGGCTTGATTAGCTCTCTTCTCCCACTGTGCTTACTCAGGAAAAGTCAGTTCATCGTACAGTTCGGAAACCTCTTCCCATTCATCGTCATCGTCGATGGTTTCCAAGGATAACTCCCCGTCTGCCCCGGCGACCACCTTCAGAATTTCCGGCTCATCCGACTTTGAGGGGCCATCAGGCTGCAGGACTACATACGAATGTCCAGCTACGTCAAACTCTTTCTCCACCTGATAATAAGTCGATTTCCCTTCATCATCCTGAAGCTCAACGACAGATCCAAAGGTCTCTTGAATTCGGTTCGTCCATACTACACTTTCACGGTTAAAAGCCGTCATTAATCTTCGTCACCGCCGAATTCATCCATCAGCGTGTTGAAGGTCTCTTCAACGATCTCCCATTCCTCATCACTGTCGATCGTATACAATTTCAGATCATCCCCGTCTTCCTCATAACGGAAAGCATAAACTTCTTCTTCGCTTTCTTCGTCATCCGATTCCAAAGGAACAACCATCATATATTTAGCGTCGGAGCCGTCAACCTCAAATTTCATGATGACTTCAAACTCTTCTTCATTGCCCTCGTCATCAGGAATATAAATGATTTCCGGTTCTTCTTCGTTGCCGATGATTTGGTTTGCCATCATTATCACCCTCACCTTATAGTCTTTGAGTCCAAATAATTCTGCAAAATAAGCGTCGCAGCCATTTTATCCACGACCTGTTTGCGTTTGCCCCGGCTTACATCCGCTTCCAGCAGTGTTCGATGCGCTGAAACCGTCGTGAGCCGCTCATCCCAAAGGTGAACAGGCAATTCCAATTGACCACGCAGTTTATCGGCGAACGCCATGCAAATCTCGCCCCGGGGTCCGATCGTGCCATTCATGTTCTTAGGCAGTCCTACCACGATCTCGTTAATCTCGTACTGTTTAACCAGCTCGGCAATCTTGACAAGCTCTCCCTCATCGCGGCGTTTCTCCAGCGTATCGATTCCCTGAGCCGTCCAGCCCAGTTCATCGCTTACGGCTACGCCGATCCGGCGATCACCATAGTCGAGCCCCAATATCCTCATTCTACAACTCCTGTCGAAAAGCTGAAGCCTCTGCTTGAGGATTAACGGTTATGCCTCATATAGAAGCGCACCAGTTCCTCAATGAGCTCATCTCTTTCTTTCTTGCGTACAAGACTTCTGGCATTGTTATGCCGCGGGATATAAGCCGGGTCTCCCGACAGCAAATATCCGACAATCTGGTTGATTGGATTGTATTCCTTCTCCTTCAGCGCTTGGTAAACGGTAAGAAGGATTTCCTGTGCGGACGCCTCCTGCTCATCGCCGGTGACGTTAAACTTTACAGTTTTATCCATGGAGTCCATCATGCCACCTCAATTCTCGGCCACAACGGCCTAAAGCCGTTATGCCTATAAAGACTAAGCCGTTCCCGCCGGTTTCGGGCCAAGCTTATATCATTTACTATACCATATCGGGGCTCCGAGAAGGAAATAGGAAACTAGAAAATTTCCCGACAATCGGAGCCCCGCAGCCTTTTAAAATTAAGCTTGAGCCGCTACCAGCTCGCCGGCCAGTTTAAGCGCCTCATCCAGCTTGGAGGCGTCTTTGCCGCCTGCCTGCGCCATGTCCGGACGGCCGCCACCGCCGCCGCCGCACAATACGGCAATTTCTTTCACCAGCTTGCCTGCATGCAGACCGCGTTTCACATCCTGCGGCGGTACCGCTACGACAAAGTTAACTTTGTCTTCGGCAGCTGCGCCAAGCACCAGAACCGCGTCCGGCACTTTCACCTTCAGCTCGTCCGCCAGCGTGCGGAGCGCATCCATGCTGGATGCCTGTACGCGTTCGGCCAGCAGCTTGGTTCCGCCGACTTCAACGACGCGGCTCGTCAGCTCGCCGGCTTCGATTGCGCTCAGCTTGCCCTGCAGCGATTCGTTCTCGCGGGACAACTCTTTGACCTGCTGATGCAGCGCTTCGATCCGTTTAGGCACTTCGGTTACATTGGACTTCAGCAAAGCTGCAGCATTCTTCAGCACATCAAGCTGCTCGTCCATGTACAGGTAAGCATAACGGCCGGTAACCGCTTCGATCCGGCGTACGCCGGAGCCGATGCCGCTTTCGCTGACCAGCTTGAACAGTCCGATTTCGGACGTGTTCTGCACATGGCAGCCGCCGCACAGCTCAAGGCTGTAGCCGCCGACTTGGACGACGCGGACAATGTCGCCGTATTTTTCGCCGAACAACGCCATGGCGCCCATCGCTTTCGCTTCGTCGATCGGTTTCAGCTCGATTGTGACTTTCAGGCTGTTCCAAATCTGCTCATTGACGCGGCGTTCGATGTCCGCCAGCTCCTCAGGCGAGATGCTGCCGAGGTGAGAGAAGTCAAAGCGCAGACGCGCCGGCTCCACCAGGGAACCCGCCTGGTTGACATGGGTGCCAAGCACTTCTTTCAGCGCTTTGTGCAGCAGGTGGGTCGCCGTATGGTTCTTCACAATATCGGAGCGTTTCGAATGGTCAACTTCGGCATTGACGGTTGTACCCGTCCGAAGTTCACCTGTTTCCACCGTGATTTCGTGTACATGCTGGCCGTGCGGCGCCTTAAATAGACCCGACACTACTGCGGTTCCGCTTTCGCCGCGAATCCAGCCCTGGTCGCTGACCTGGCCGCCGCTTTCCGCATAGAAAGGCGTAGCCTGCAGGATTACTTGACCGGTTTGGCCTTCGGAGAGCGTGTCCACAAAGGAATCGCCGGAAATAATCGCCAAAATTTTGGAGGATGCCTCCAGCTCATTATATCCAATGAAATCTGTTTTAGTCGTGAAGTCGGCCAGTACACCGCCTTGGACCTTCATGCTGCCGCCTGTATGAGACGCCGCACGCGCCATGTCGCGCTGCTTCTGCATCGCCGCTTCAAATCCTTCGCGGTCGACCGTCAGGCCGTGCTCCAAAGCGTAGTCTTCGGTCAGATCCAGCGGGAATCCGTACGTGTCGTACAGCTTAAACGCATCAGCGCCGCCGATCACCGTTTGGCCCGCCTCTTTGGCCTCCTTGGAGACCTGCTCCAGAATGGCAAGCCCGTCGGTCAACGTTTCGTGGAAACGTTCTTCTTCGCCGCGGATCACCTTTTCGATGAATTCGCGTTTGGTGACTACGTCCGGATAGAATTCGCCCATGATTTGTCCAACCGTCTCTACAAGAGAGAACATGAACGGACGGTCCAGTCCGAGCATTTTGCCGTAACGGACAGCGCGGCGCAGCAAGCGGCGGATGACATAGCCACGGCCTTCATTGGAAGGCAGCACGCCGT
Encoded proteins:
- a CDS encoding IreB family regulatory phosphoprotein, whose amino-acid sequence is MDSMDKTVKFNVTGDEQEASAQEILLTVYQALKEKEYNPINQIVGYLLSGDPAYIPRHNNARSLVRKKERDELIEELVRFYMRHNR
- the alaS gene encoding alanine--tRNA ligase codes for the protein MKASEIRSKWLQFFASKGHSIEPSASLVPHNDPSLLWINAGMAPLKPYFDGRVKPENPRIANSQKCIRTNDIENVGKTRRHHTFFEMLGNFSIGDYFKEEVITWAWEFLTGKDWIGFDPERLSVTVYPEDEEAYKLWNEKIGLPASRIIKLEDNFWDIGEGPCGPCTEIFYDRGEAYGNDPEDPELYPGGENERYLEVWNLVFSQFNHNKDGSYTPLPNKNIDTGAGLERFASILQNVNSNFDTDLFVPIIQQTAQIAKKEYGKDAELDVAFKVIADHIRTVAFAVADGVLPSNEGRGYVIRRLLRRAVRYGKMLGLDRPFMFSLVETVGQIMGEFYPDVVTKREFIEKVIRGEEERFHETLTDGLAILEQVSKEAKEAGQTVIGGADAFKLYDTYGFPLDLTEDYALEHGLTVDREGFEAAMQKQRDMARAASHTGGSMKVQGGVLADFTTKTDFIGYNELEASSKILAIISGDSFVDTLSEGQTGQVILQATPFYAESGGQVSDQGWIRGESGTAVVSGLFKAPHGQHVHEITVETGELRTGTTVNAEVDHSKRSDIVKNHTATHLLHKALKEVLGTHVNQAGSLVEPARLRFDFSHLGSISPEELADIERRVNEQIWNSLKVTIELKPIDEAKAMGAMALFGEKYGDIVRVVQVGGYSLELCGGCHVQNTSEIGLFKLVSESGIGSGVRRIEAVTGRYAYLYMDEQLDVLKNAAALLKSNVTEVPKRIEALHQQVKELSRENESLQGKLSAIEAGELTSRVVEVGGTKLLAERVQASSMDALRTLADELKVKVPDAVLVLGAAAEDKVNFVVAVPPQDVKRGLHAGKLVKEIAVLCGGGGGGRPDMAQAGGKDASKLDEALKLAGELVAAQA